Below is a window of Komagataella phaffii GS115 chromosome 1, complete sequence DNA.
CTTTGATGCACTACCAGTTGACAGGCTAACAAGATCAGATATTGCGGAACAAAAAGGAGCACTGATAAGCATTCTTGGCATTGCAACGCTGATTTTGTCTTGTGCTGTTGTCCAGGCAGTACAGTTGTGGAAAGCGggaaaatttcaaaaatatttTTACATTTATCTTATCTTCATAGTTTCTCTGCTCTTACTGGCGAGAATCCCTGGTTTAACTTTGAGACTGCACCATTACGTTCTAGCAttgttgctgctgcctGGAACTAGAACCAGAAATATCACAGCCATAATGTTTCAGGGTATTTTAATTGGGCTTTTCATTAATGGTGTTGCTCGATGGGGCATGGATAGCATATTAGAAACAGAAATCCAACTGAAAAGAGACGATCCCCTGGGAAGAATCAAGCCTCCTCGATTTGAAGGGCTCAATGCCGATACTGGCATTCTAGAATGGGAGTCGACTGAGTCCACGAGAAACTTCGAAGAGTACTCTCTACTGATCAATGACGTTGAAGTTTACAGAGGATCTGATAACCACCTCAACGTGACGGATCTTTTCATTAGCGCTAAACCTGACAATTTCTTGGCACGTATCTATCGTTACAGGTTGCCTAGTTATTTTAGACTCGCAGGTAAAGTATCTGATAGAGGGCACCAAGCATACAGTGATTATTCCAAGAGTGGCATTTACGATGGGGAAACTTTCCGTGAGCCAAACTGATAGCACGAACAATTTATGAAGCGTATAGCTCCACTTGCGCGTTGTTTCTATCCAAAGCAAGTCATCGGAGCTACCGTAAATCTCGCATATGTGTGAGCCCGTTTATTCCCATCCAGTCGCTCTGTATACCGTATTAGGTAATAGCAATAAACGGCATTAAATCAGTACATGCGGAGTGATTAATAGAGGTAGTCACTACTTTGTAATTCTAACGCCGTTGGACTCAGCTTGCCGACATTTTGAGAGCCAATAGAAGTTCGCATTGAGTGGTTACCATTTTTTGCCAAGGGTAGGCAGAAATGGCGTAAGGGAATAGTGTTGTGCAGCTGCATTCCACATTAATCCCGTCTCTCAAAAAAAGTAAcgagaaagaaaagaaaaggggATCGTGAGAAATCGGAAAATCACATCTAATTGCTACATATCGCTTAGAGGTAATTCTTCAGTTTGCCTACTACAACATACACCCCCTTTCATTTACTAATCTTTGCTGTTTGTGAAGTTTTTTTAGTTAGACCGCCCCCATTTTTAAGCTTGGTAATAAACTTCTCTGGTAGGGGGCAATAGAGCAATATCAGAGAAGGACACCTAATTGTtagaattcaaaaagacGATACGATCTGCGAGAGAGTAAACTTTATAGATTTCCAACAGCTCAAAACATGCCCAGTCCTAGTGCTCACGCAGTAGCAAGCAGCTCTGTTTATCAGGGGGATACGTTAGATCCAGCTTCAGCTAATCTAGAGACGGAAGGGAGCAACTATTTTAGCATCAAACATTCTGAGGTTCCTACGGATAATCTGACCAAATCGCAAACTTCGGATGGCAAAGATTGCTATGCTCACAGTAGCAACAATTCGGTATCTTCCATACAGACAAATTTTTCTGATATTACGCTGGTTGATCGTCCCTTTTTTCATTCCAAAGAACCATCCAGAACGGATTCGTTGGACAGCAAAACCACTTTAACCGAATCCCTTAGACACAAGCATTTGCAAACACCTCCGGCTACGAGTTCGTCCcctttcttcaagtttaACACCCCTGCTAGACCAATCCGTCAttcaagttccaaaagtCAAACGCTAGAGCCGACTTTGAGAAAGTTCCCAACTTCTCCATATGGTTTCAAAAACCCCGATGAAATTATCTCTAGGATGAACAAAGATTATCAGCATACCCTATCCAGTGAAGTCCAACTGCTTTCATCCTCAGAAGTGGCGCAATTACTGGCCAATTGCCACTCCTACGAAGAACTGGAGCTATCTAACTTGATCATTATTGACGTGCGCCCGTTTGCTGAGTATTGTAAGAGCCATCTTCCAGGTTCGATAAATATTTGTCTTCCATCGACGTTGGCCAAGAGACCAACGTTCACCCTTCAGAAGTGTTTGTCTattttggacttgaacGATAGAAACCTTTTCTATCACCACCTGGAACACAGTcaaaatttgttcaagGACGGTAATATCCAGAATCTCGATTTGGCGAACAAATTGAATAACGGGATTCCATACGGCGATAGGGGTCTTCCTGCCGTGCTAATCTATGATTTAGCTAGCAGGGATGAAAATTCTTGCTCATTGCCGTTGTCTACTCTAACTTCCAAGTTTGTCCATGATTCTCAGTGGAACTCTCCCATTTATACAATCAGTGGAGGGTTTAGCCAGTTCAACGAAGACTATCCTGCTTTATCACTCAGTTCGTTGAATCCTAATATTTGCTCTGTTAGTCCTGATCCCATTCAAAGTCATGCCGCAACAGAAGCTAGTAGCCCTAAATTTTCTCGGAAATCATCTTTACCAGTGTTACGCAGACAGCTCACCGAGAATACGGTTGATAAATCCCCAACATTAACTAAATTTACTCTTCCTGATCCTCCCAGCGTTCCGCTTTTCAAAACAAGGCTCGGGGAAGAAGTGATTTCTAGCAAGCCTGACTACTCCATGGTGTTGAACATGGAGGATTTTACTGACTATGAAAAGGCCAATCTACCACCTTGGATCCTTCGTATCATTGGGGATGATCATGGGGCTACGGCAATTAGCAAAAAGTTTTATCACCTCGAGATTAACGAAAAGGAAAGGCTAAGTTTGGCCTTTAGCAACAAACATCAAAAATCAGATATAGACGCC
It encodes the following:
- a CDS encoding Phosphotyrosine-specific protein phosphatase, whose product is MPSPSAHAVASSSVYQGDTLDPASANLETEGSNYFSIKHSEVPTDNLTKSQTSDGKDCYAHSSNNSVSSIQTNFSDITLVDRPFFHSKEPSRTDSLDSKTTLTESLRHKHLQTPPATSSSPFFKFNTPARPIRHSSSKSQTLEPTLRKFPTSPYGFKNPDEIISRMNKDYQHTLSSEVQLLSSSEVAQLLANCHSYEELELSNLIIIDVRPFAEYCKSHLPGSINICLPSTLAKRPTFTLQKCLSILDLNDRNLFYHHLEHSQNLFKDGNIQNLDLANKLNNGIPYGDRGLPAVLIYDLASRDENSCSLPLSTLTSKFVHDSQWNSPIYTISGGFSQFNEDYPALSLSSLNPNICSVSPDPIQSHAATEASSPKFSRKSSLPVLRRQLTENTVDKSPTLTKFTLPDPPSVPLFKTRLGEEVISSKPDYSMVLNMEDFTDYEKANLPPWILRIIGDDHGATAISKKFYHLEINEKERLSLAFSNKHQKSDIDAPKVSKGVELGSKNRYKDIFPYEHSRVKLVTSPVLEIDHSEDYINANYLTTGVTPTTYIATQGPLEETIGDFWRLILDQGSYLIFSLTAQNENGVEKCAPFWKCGEYTSGRKIITVELIESDENVKLGSGKSFSLTVRRLRVSTANISREVLQLQVSSWPDFGTLLMNDLLNLIYLRRYIARNCRDKEHNVPIVVHCSAGCGRTGTFCSIDAVVEHLLKDSSLTSKNCSATYDPVWRIVEEFRKQRVFMVQTLRQYLLVYDTIILFLRLYLKDKDSNVVHDHCDYSGERISIVENFVETKRKEQPPFEAEY